One Helianthus annuus cultivar XRQ/B chromosome 7, HanXRQr2.0-SUNRISE, whole genome shotgun sequence genomic region harbors:
- the LOC110868134 gene encoding E3 UFM1-protein ligase 1 homolog, whose amino-acid sequence MGSNGSGKKFEGALSVKGNAVVEALEWKRVEAYMTGLRAFADECGLTVKKLDEKLERTLLHSYRKVWPSFVLRP is encoded by the exons ATGGGATCGAATGGCTCTG GTAAAAAATTTGAGGGAGCGTTATCTGTAAAGGGTAATGCGGTTGTTGAAGCTTTGGAATGGAAG CGTGTTGAAGCATATATGACAGGACTAAGAGCATTTGCGGATGAGTG TGGGTTAACTGTGAAAAAGCTTGACGAGAAATTGGAAAGAACTCTTCTCCATTCGTATCGCAAG GTGTGGCCCAGTTTTGTGCTTCGTCCATAG